CAGCACCGCACCTTACGAGGGCCTCAGCGTCGCCAGCATCACCCTGCGCCTGTCGGTCATCACCGGCCGTGACGAACCGCTGCTGAAGCTGCGCTGGGTAGGCGAGGAATCCCAGCGTGAGGAGTTCGCCAAGGAATTCAAGGACGTGCTCGAGCAGCAGGTAGGCGGCCTGGTACCGCTGACCATCGGCACCTTCAACCTCGGCAAGTAAGCCACCGTTCAAGCCCCGGCCGCCGGACTCTTACGCCTTTCCCGGCGCCGGGCACCTACGAGGACACAGCACATGCAAGAAGCAACCATCATCAAGCTACTGGCCGGCGCCCTGGTGATCACCCTGGTCATCTGGCCCCTGATCGCCACCCGCCTCGCCGCCACGGCGCGCGCCAACGGCTTCGACGACGGCCACACCATTGCGCGCAACGCCGCCCAGCAGCGGATCGACCTGCTCAACGTCGACCTGGCAACCCTTGCCGAGAAGCGCGCCGCCGAGCGGTATGCCCACGTCCACGAGCGTGACCGCATCGCCCAGGAGCTGCGTGACCAGTACGGCGCCGAACGCGACCGCCTGATCGAGGACGCCGACCGGCGCATCGCCACCTACGCCCGCCGCGCCAATCCCTTCACCGAGCAGGACCTGGCCACCCTGGCAGACACCAACAAGTGCCTGACCCTGGCATGCAACACCTACGCCGGCCTCCAGGCCTGGGACGCCCACACCGCAGCCGCCACCCAGCAGACCGCCATCAGGGCGATGCACGAGCGGCTGAAACAGGCGCTGGCGGAGCAAGGCACGTCGCCGGTTGAGGCCAGCCCGCCCGCTTTGGTGAAAAGCTACCTGGTACATGGCCCCATGGCTTGCGGCAAAACCCGTAATGCCCGCGCCATTGCCGACACCCTGGGCCTGACCGAGATCCTCGATGACTGGCAGCCGGGCATGCCGGTACCGGCCTTCAACACCCTGGTTCTGACCAACAGCGATGGCCCGTTCCCCCCCTTCAAGCGCCGCATTCTCAGCTTCGACGAGGCCATGCAGCGTGTAGAAGCCCAGCGCATGGAGGTTGCCGCATGATCAACGCCACTCACTACGTCGTCGACCTCGAAACCATGGGCAAGGGCCCGAAGGCCGCCATTGTCTCCATCGGCTGCGTTCGCGTTGAGCATGGCCAGATCGCGGGCAGCTACTACGAGCGCGTCGAGCTGGACTACTCCATGGCCATCGGTGGCGAGGTCGATGCTTCCACCGTGCAATGGTGGCTGCAGCAGAGCGCAGAGGCCCGAGCGGAAATCGATGGCAGCCAGCCCGGCACCATCTACTTAGCAACTGCCCTTCACAGCCTTGCTCAGTTCATGGGCGAAGGCCAGGCCAGCCCGGACCATATCCTGGTCTGGGGCAACGGCAGCAGCTTCGACAACGTGATCCTGCGCGGCGCCTTCGAACGATGCTGGAACTCAGCGCCCTGGAAGTTCTGGAACGACCGCGACCTGCGCACCTTGCTGGCCATCTTCCCCGAGGCCAAGAAGGCAGTAGAGTTCGAGGGTATCAAGCACCATGCCCTGCATGACGCCCTCCACGAGGCCCACCAACTGTGCCACGCCCTGGCCCTGATGAAGGCCGCCCAGGCCGGAGGTGCTGCATGAGCTGGATACTCACCCGCAGCGGCCGCAAGTTCGATCTCGCCCGCCCCAACGCCGACATGGTGGACACCACCGATATCGCCCACAGCCTGAGCATGCAGTGTCGCTTCAACGGTCACACCAGCAGCTTCTACAGCGTGGCCCAGCACTGTTACCTGGTGGCCGACCTCGTGCCGGCCGAATACCAGCTCGCCGACCTGCTCCATGACGCCACCGAGGCCTACGTGGGTGACCTGGTGCGCCCGCTCAAGGAAGGCATGCGCGACTTTGCCAACAGCCACGGCGACGAGTGCCTGTACGACCTCACCGAGCGCCGGGTCTGGATCGCCATCTGCCAACGCTTTGACCTTGATCCGATCCTGCCGGAGTGCGTGAAGCACGCCGACCTGATCGCCCTGGCCACCGAGAAACGGGACCTGATGCCCTACCACCCGGAGCCCTGGCCCTGCCTCAACGGCATCGAGCCCTATGCAGCCTTCATCGACCCCTGGCAGCCGAGCTACGCGGCGATCCACTACCACCACCGTCTGCTGCAACTGCTGGCGACGACACATCGTGGGAGGGCTGTGGCATGAAGATGGCTAAACCTTCCGCTCGCGACATTAAGGCTGCCGAAGAACTGATGCAGGTTTTGCAGCTGATTGACGCCCGCTTCGGCGGGCCATGGGCCAACCCCGACGCTGGGGAAAGCCTCAGCCAGCTGCTGGAGGATGGCGAAGAGTCCTTCGACTGCGACAACGAGACCCACCTGCAGACCCTCTACAACAACCTGGCCCACCTGCTCCGTACCGCCCCGAATTTCTACGGTCGCGTAATCAGCGGGATGTGCCACGTGATCATGTACGAGAAGAACGAGATTCTCGACCCCACGTCAGACACCATCGACCTCCACCCACGCTTCGCCCAGCTCGCACTGGACGCCAACCGCTACCGCTGGCTGCGTGCCCGCGACCTGGACACCATCACTGGCGGCGGCGTGTTTGCCGGCGCCACGCCAGAGAACGTAGTGCTCAACGGAGAACACCTAGACGCGGCTATTGACGCAGCCCTGGCGACGCAACCGAAGGGCGAGGTGGCAGCATGAGCACCGTCTACGATCCGATGCGCGAAACCATCACCCTTCACGGTCTGGGCTTCATCCAGGTTCAGCTCCAGGGTGACCAGCGCCTTCACGTCTGGCACCCCGACCTACCTCGCCGCAGTTGCTTTGAGCACTCGGCCATCCACAACCACCGATTCGACTTCGAGTCCCGCGTGCTGGTTGGGCAGCAGATCAACATCAACTACATCCCCGCACAGCCGATGCCTAACCTCGGCCTGGCGGCTACTCACACGCTCTACCTGCATGAGGGTCCCCGCACAGCTCGAGGCGGGCGCCCCTGGGTGCCCGCTGGCGAGGCACGCATGGCCGAAAGCAGCCGAGACATCATCTTTGCCGGGGCCACTTACACCATGCGCGCATACAACTTCCACCGCACAGAGCCAGGCGGTGACGGCAGGGTCGCCACCCTCATGAAAAAGTCGTGGGAGGGCCAGGCCGGGGCCACCTCCAGTTGCCTGATCGGCGTGGAACCGGACACCGACTTCGACCGTTTCCAGCTCCCACCCTCGATCCTGTGGCAATACGTGCTGGAAGTTCTCGGAGGCCCCTGCGGCACCATCATCGGTACCGGCAGCGAAACCAAGTCGATTTCTCTGCTCGAT
This genomic window from Pseudomonas furukawaii contains:
- a CDS encoding ferrochelatase: MQEATIIKLLAGALVITLVIWPLIATRLAATARANGFDDGHTIARNAAQQRIDLLNVDLATLAEKRAAERYAHVHERDRIAQELRDQYGAERDRLIEDADRRIATYARRANPFTEQDLATLADTNKCLTLACNTYAGLQAWDAHTAAATQQTAIRAMHERLKQALAEQGTSPVEASPPALVKSYLVHGPMACGKTRNARAIADTLGLTEILDDWQPGMPVPAFNTLVLTNSDGPFPPFKRRILSFDEAMQRVEAQRMEVAA
- a CDS encoding 3'-5' exonuclease, with protein sequence MINATHYVVDLETMGKGPKAAIVSIGCVRVEHGQIAGSYYERVELDYSMAIGGEVDASTVQWWLQQSAEARAEIDGSQPGTIYLATALHSLAQFMGEGQASPDHILVWGNGSSFDNVILRGAFERCWNSAPWKFWNDRDLRTLLAIFPEAKKAVEFEGIKHHALHDALHEAHQLCHALALMKAAQAGGAA